In a genomic window of Suricata suricatta isolate VVHF042 chromosome 12, meerkat_22Aug2017_6uvM2_HiC, whole genome shotgun sequence:
- the PRSS57 gene encoding serine protease 57, producing MGPRVAGLDRLLLAVCVALTLPTGPTGSRGARIVGGHEVKPHSRPYMASVTFEGQHHCGGFLLRARWVVSAAHCFSHRDPRLGLVVLGAHVPPSSEPTQQVLGISAVVRHPDYQPATHANDICLLQLNGSAILGPAVGLLRLPRRDASPLRAGARCQVAGWGAVSDFEDLPPGLMEADVRVLGLDICNSSWKGQLRPAMLCTHSGDRRRRGFCSADSGGPLVCRNRAHGLVSFSGLWCGDPKTPDVYTQVSAFLSWIWDVVQRPKGPQASPLPGTTGLLQELPEPQQRWAHK from the exons ATGGGGCCCAGGGTGGCAGGGCTGGACCGCTTGCTGCTGGCCGTGTGTGTGGCCCTCACGCTGCCCACGGGGCCCACAG GCTCCAGAGGAGCCCGGATCGTTGGGGGCCACGAGGTGAAGCCACACTCCCGGCCCTACATGGCGTCTGTGACCTTCGAGGGCCAACACCACTGCGGAGGCTTCCTGCTCCGCGCCCGCTGGGTGGTCTCCGCCGCCCACTGCTTCAGCCACAG GGACCCCCGACTGGGCCTGGTGGTGCTGGGGGCCCACGTCccacccagctcagagcccactcaGCAGGTGCTAGGCATCTCGGCAGTCGTCAGGCACCCGGACTACCAGCCCGCCACCCACGCCAATGACATCTGTCTGCTGCAG CTCAACGGCTCTGCCATCCTGGGTCCTGCAGTGGGGCTGCTGAGGCTGCCACGGAGGGATGCCTCACCACTCAGGGCTGGGGCACGCTGCCAGGTGGCTGGCTGGGGCGCCGTCTCCGACTTCGAGGACCTGCCGCCGGGGCTGATGGAGGCTGATGTCCGCGTGCTGGGCCTGGACATCTGCAACAGCTCCTGGAAGGGCCAGCTGCGCCCCGCCATGCTCTGCACGCACAGCGGGGACCGCCGGAGGCGTGGCTTCTGCTCG gcagACTCCGGGGGCCCCCTGGTGTGCAGGAACCGGGCACATGGCCTGGTCTCCTTCTCCGGACTCTGGTGCGGTGACCCGAAGACCCCCGATGTGTACACGCAGGTGTCTGCCTTCCTAAGCTGGATATGGGATGTGGTTCAAAGGCCCAAAGGCCCCCAGGCCAGTCCCCTGCCCGGGACCACTGGGCTCCTGCAGGAGTTGCCTGAACCACAACAGCGCTGGGCACACAAATGA
- the FSTL3 gene encoding follistatin-related protein 3: MRPGTPRPLWPLPWGALAWAVGFVGSVGSGDPAPGGVCWLQQGREATCSLVLKTDVSQAECCATSNIDTAWSNFTHPGNKISLLGFLGLVHCLPCKDRAPSPGAASTPGPPGPWLVSSPTDLAPRLRTSRPPLGSPTPARPLASGLGAGAPRAPRTSGLGHVCGSDGATYRDECELRAARCRGHPDLRVMYPGRCRKSCAHVMCPRPQSCVVDQTGSAHCVVCRAAPCPAPSSPGQELCGNNNVTYMSSCHLRQATCFLGRSIGVRHPGSCAGTPEPSDAESESEEENFV; the protein is encoded by the exons ATGCGTCCCGGGACGCCGAGGCCACTGTGGCCACTGCCCTGGGGCGCCCTGGCTTGGGCCGTGGGCTTCGTGGGCTCCGTGGGCTCGGGGGACCCCGCGCCCG GTGGGGTCTGTTGGCTCCAGCAGGGCCGAGAGGCCACCTGCAGCCTGGTGCTGAAGACTGACGTGAGCCAAGCGGAGTGCTGTGCCACCAGCAACATCGACACGGCCTGGTCCAACTTCACTCACCCAGGGAACAAGATCAGCCTTCTGGGCTTCTTGGGCCTTGTCCACTGCCTCCCCTGCAAAG ACAGAGCCCCAAGCCCAGGCGCAGCGTCGACTCCCGGTCCGCCGGGCCCGTGGCTGGTCTCGTCTCCAACGGATCTCGCTCCCAGACTTCGAACCAGTCGCCCTCCCCTGGGTTCCCCGACTCCGGCACGGCCTCTGGCgtcagggctgggggcgggagcGCCGCGGGCTCCGAGGACATCCGGCCTCGGTCAC GTCTGCGGCTCCGACGGCGCCACCTACCGCGACGAGTGCGAGCTGCGCGCCGCGCGCTGCCGCGGCCACCCGGACCTACGCGTCATGTACCCCGGACGCTGCCGCA AGTCGTGCGCGCACGTGATGTGCCCGCGGCCGCAGTCGTGCGTGGTGGATCAGACCGGTAGCGCTCACTGCGTGGTGTGTCGCGCGGCGCCGTGTCCCGCGCCCTCCAGCCCCGGCCAGGAGCTCTGCGGCAACAACAACGTCACCTACATGTCCTCGTGCCACCTCCGCCAGGCCACCTGCTTCCTGGGCCGCTCTATCGGCGTGCGCCATCCGGGCAGCTGTGCAG gcacccctgagccGTCCGATGCCGAGTCGGAGTCGGAAGAGGAGAACTTCGTGTGA